Proteins found in one Streptococcus criceti HS-6 genomic segment:
- the queG gene encoding tRNA epoxyqueuosine(34) reductase QueG — MDIKANIQTLAKELGISKIGFTTADDFAYLEKSLRASVDEGRNSGFEHKNIEERIDPKLSLASAKTIISIAVAYPRQLPVQPPKTQYKRGKITPNSWGLDYHHVLNDKLTRLAKGIEELCADFPLEHKAMVDTGALVDTAVAQRAGIGFIGKNGLVISKEYGSYMFLGELITNLEIEPDSPVDYGCGDCRRCLDACPTSCLLGNGSMDAKRCLSFQTQDKGMMAMEFRKKIKTVIYGCDICQICCPYNKGIQNPLATPIDPELAWPELLPFLDLSNSDFKKKFGEIAGSWRGKNILQRNAIIALANAHDRNALVKLMEIIDKNNNPIHTATAIWALGEIVKKPDQAIKDYMKALNPRDQAAKEEWRLVCIKWQI, encoded by the coding sequence ATGGATATTAAGGCAAACATTCAAACATTAGCCAAGGAGCTTGGTATTTCTAAAATCGGTTTTACGACAGCCGACGATTTTGCTTATCTGGAAAAATCTCTGAGAGCTTCAGTGGACGAGGGCCGAAATTCTGGTTTTGAGCACAAAAACATTGAAGAGCGAATTGATCCTAAACTGAGTTTGGCCTCAGCAAAGACTATCATTTCCATTGCGGTGGCCTACCCTAGGCAGCTGCCAGTTCAGCCACCTAAAACTCAGTACAAGAGGGGAAAGATTACGCCTAATTCATGGGGATTGGACTACCACCATGTTTTAAATGATAAGCTGACTCGTCTGGCTAAAGGCATAGAAGAGCTCTGTGCGGATTTTCCTTTGGAACATAAGGCCATGGTGGATACAGGTGCCTTGGTTGATACAGCAGTAGCTCAGCGTGCTGGGATCGGCTTTATCGGTAAAAATGGCTTGGTTATCTCCAAAGAGTATGGCTCTTACATGTTTCTGGGTGAGCTAATCACCAATCTTGAGATTGAACCAGATAGCCCAGTTGATTATGGTTGTGGGGATTGTCGACGATGTCTGGATGCCTGCCCAACCTCCTGTCTGCTGGGCAATGGCTCAATGGATGCCAAACGCTGTCTGTCTTTCCAAACTCAGGATAAGGGGATGATGGCCATGGAATTTCGTAAGAAGATTAAGACAGTCATCTATGGCTGTGATATCTGCCAAATCTGCTGTCCCTATAATAAGGGAATTCAAAATCCCTTGGCAACTCCGATTGATCCCGAACTAGCTTGGCCGGAGCTTTTGCCCTTTTTAGACTTATCCAATAGTGATTTTAAGAAAAAATTTGGGGAGATTGCTGGTTCTTGGCGGGGTAAGAATATCTTACAGCGCAATGCCATTATCGCTCTAGCCAATGCTCACGATAGAAATGCTCTTGTTAAACTCATGGAAATTATTGATAAGAATAATAACCCTATTCATACAGCGACAGCTATCTGGGCTTTGGGGGAAATTGTTAAAAAACCAGACCAAGCTATTAAGGATTATATGAAGGCTCTTAATCCTCGAGATCAAGCTGCTAAAGAGGAGTGGCGTTTAGTTTGTATAAAATGGCAAATTTAA
- the prfB gene encoding peptide chain release factor 2 (programmed frameshift): MEVAEIRQKIVENQEKLTSFRRSLDLDRLEEDIALLENKMTEPDFWDDNVAAQKTSQELNELKQTYDTFNQMEELSEETELYLEMLEEDASVQEDLEDTLAKLDKMMASYEMTLLLSEPYDNNNAILEIHPGSGGTEAQDWGDMLLRMYQRYGNAKGFKVEVLDYQAGDEAGIKSVTLSFEGPHAYGLLKSEMGVHRLVRISPFDSAKRRHTSFTSVEVMPELDDTIDVDIRDEDIKMDTFRSGGAGGQNVNKVSTGVRLTHIPTGIVVASTVDRTQYGNRDRAMKMLQAKLYQLEQEKKAEEVSALKGDKKEITWGSQIRSYVFTPYTMVKDHRTGYEVAQVDKVMDGDIDGFIDAYLKWRLEE, translated from the exons ATGGAAGTGGCTGAAATTCGCCAAAAAATAGTAGAAAATCAAGAGAAGTTGACTAGCTTCAGGAGGTCTCTT GACCTCGATCGCTTAGAAGAAGATATTGCTCTTTTAGAAAATAAGATGACCGAGCCAGACTTTTGGGATGACAATGTTGCTGCCCAAAAGACTTCTCAGGAGCTCAATGAGCTCAAGCAAACCTACGATACCTTTAATCAGATGGAAGAACTCTCAGAAGAAACAGAGCTCTATCTGGAGATGTTGGAAGAAGACGCCAGTGTCCAAGAGGATTTGGAAGACACCTTGGCTAAGTTGGATAAGATGATGGCAAGCTATGAAATGACTTTGCTTTTGTCTGAACCTTATGACAACAACAATGCCATCTTGGAAATTCATCCAGGATCTGGAGGTACTGAGGCTCAGGATTGGGGAGATATGCTGCTGCGGATGTACCAGCGCTATGGAAATGCCAAAGGTTTTAAGGTTGAAGTCTTAGATTATCAGGCAGGGGATGAAGCTGGTATTAAGTCGGTGACACTTTCCTTTGAAGGGCCTCATGCTTATGGTCTTCTCAAGTCTGAGATGGGTGTTCACCGTCTGGTTCGGATTTCGCCCTTTGATTCAGCCAAGCGGCGGCATACTTCCTTTACATCGGTTGAGGTTATGCCTGAATTAGATGATACCATTGATGTTGATATTCGCGATGAAGATATTAAGATGGATACCTTTCGTTCAGGCGGTGCGGGTGGACAAAATGTCAATAAGGTTTCAACAGGTGTTCGCCTGACACATATCCCAACAGGCATTGTTGTGGCTTCGACCGTTGACCGAACCCAGTATGGCAACCGTGACCGGGCTATGAAAATGTTGCAGGCGAAACTCTATCAATTAGAGCAGGAGAAGAAGGCCGAAGAAGTCTCTGCCCTCAAGGGTGATAAAAAAGAAATCACATGGGGCTCACAGATTCGCTCTTATGTTTTCACACCTTATACTATGGTCAAAGATCACAGAACTGGCTATGAGGTCGCTCAGGTAGACAAGGTTATGGATGGCGATATTGATGGCTTTATCGATGCCTACCTTAAATGGCGATTAGAAGAATAG
- the ftsE gene encoding cell division ATP-binding protein FtsE → MALIELNRVSKKYAHGSTALRDITLDVRNGEFVYIVGPSGAGKSTLIRMLYREEEVSRGSIKVGQFRLNKIKKRQIPILRRSIGVVFQDYKLLNHKTVYENVAFAMEVIGEKPHYIRKRVKEVLSLVGLKHKERSFPNQLSGGEQQRVAIARALVNNPKVLIADEPTGNLDPEISEEIMQLLERINEQGTTVLMATHNSSIVNTHKHRVLAIEDGRLVRDEEEGEYGYDD, encoded by the coding sequence ATGGCACTTATTGAACTAAATCGAGTCTCTAAAAAGTATGCTCATGGTTCGACTGCCCTGCGTGATATTACCCTCGATGTAAGAAATGGAGAATTCGTCTATATCGTTGGTCCTTCAGGAGCAGGGAAATCAACCCTTATTCGCATGCTTTATCGTGAAGAAGAAGTGAGCCGAGGCTCTATCAAGGTGGGACAATTCCGCCTCAACAAGATTAAAAAGCGGCAGATTCCCATTTTGCGCCGCTCTATTGGTGTAGTTTTTCAAGACTATAAACTGCTCAACCATAAGACAGTTTATGAAAATGTCGCTTTTGCTATGGAAGTTATCGGCGAAAAACCGCATTACATTAGAAAGCGGGTTAAAGAGGTCCTTAGCTTGGTAGGACTTAAACATAAGGAACGCTCCTTCCCTAATCAGCTCTCTGGTGGGGAACAACAGCGGGTGGCTATTGCCAGAGCCCTCGTCAACAATCCTAAGGTGCTTATTGCTGATGAACCGACTGGTAACTTGGATCCAGAGATTTCTGAAGAAATTATGCAGCTTCTAGAACGCATCAATGAGCAGGGAACGACTGTCTTGATGGCGACCCATAACAGCAGTATTGTTAATACGCACAAACATCGGGTGCTGGCTATCGAAGATGGTAGGTTGGTGCGTGATGAAGAGGAAGGAGAGTACGGCTACGATGATTAG
- the ftsX gene encoding permease-like cell division protein FtsX: MIRNFFRHIKESFVSLKRQGWMTFAAVSSVTITLTLVGIFLAVLLNINKLGTDVENNLTINVYMETNVFDDSPNKADGSVNENYHVIYNKIQEINGVKSIKFSSKNDQLADLQKQYGDAWSYDEGSNPLFDAYLVKVKSAKDMKSISKQIKEIEGVNDANYGGVDTDRLTAVVGKIRTWGLAGTVLLVLVAIFLISNTIRITIMSRKDDIIIMRLVGAKNSYIRTPFFFEGAWVGILGAILPALIVYYLYTITYNRINPSMAAENLGLYPANPYLYYLIGGLFLIGIVIGSIGSMISIRRYLKA, from the coding sequence ATGATTAGAAACTTTTTCCGTCACATAAAAGAATCTTTTGTCAGTCTCAAACGCCAGGGGTGGATGACCTTCGCAGCGGTTTCCTCGGTAACTATTACTCTGACTTTGGTAGGAATTTTTCTTGCAGTTTTGCTCAATATCAATAAGTTGGGGACTGATGTGGAAAATAATTTGACCATTAATGTTTATATGGAAACCAATGTTTTTGATGATTCCCCAAATAAGGCTGATGGGTCGGTCAATGAAAATTACCATGTCATTTACAACAAAATTCAAGAAATCAACGGCGTCAAATCCATCAAATTCTCGAGTAAAAATGATCAATTAGCAGATTTACAAAAGCAATATGGTGACGCTTGGTCTTACGATGAAGGCTCCAATCCTCTCTTTGATGCCTATCTTGTCAAGGTTAAGTCAGCCAAAGATATGAAAAGTATCTCTAAGCAAATCAAGGAAATTGAGGGGGTTAATGATGCTAACTATGGCGGTGTTGATACGGACCGTTTGACTGCTGTTGTTGGGAAAATTAGGACCTGGGGCTTGGCTGGTACAGTACTTCTAGTTTTGGTTGCTATCTTCCTGATTTCTAATACGATTCGTATTACTATTATGTCGCGTAAGGATGACATCATCATCATGCGTTTGGTCGGAGCTAAAAACTCCTATATTCGAACGCCGTTCTTCTTCGAAGGAGCTTGGGTTGGGATTTTGGGAGCTATTTTACCTGCTCTGATTGTCTATTACCTCTATACAATTACCTATAATCGAATCAATCCTTCCATGGCAGCTGAAAATCTCGGTCTCTATCCTGCTAATCCTTATCTTTATTATTTAATCGGTGGGCTCTTCCTAATTGGTATTGTCATTGGTTCCATCGGTTCTATGATTTCTATTCGCAGATATTTGAAAGCTTGA
- a CDS encoding zinc ribbon domain-containing protein has product MATKERWTELFEDVVGRKPTPQEFMAGKQTDFSPKEIRRIAGLESIDGVITSAQAVSQDSDVTQEVFVADLADQDFAETTAGQEKEPSQAAAGTSDAGLHQSNLSERDDLDTSQKDVWISAFQKYVGRQPRPEEFLIGKAAGFDLTSVNQFLNSNLKPVKLPMATWKKFLIAFATLAALALISMIVYGSHYYSRDAVANRYLAVAGKNFKQQLTYEVWADNKKAIKDSDLKYTNTSKVFSNTSKSDLMKGSNMVQAGREYLLFPKWKVAVKPVSARVSTNTKDLKISINDVNFATSDSTKYSSTLKRLYPGTYDFVAAGKVKGQSLEISSEKKLKPDHSSNSSSEAGKPLTIALNVKYLSFTINSNLTDGDVYVGSKKIGSMKNGQYSASKLAVTDSASVYVQKKFSDGTSVKSDTTVIEDISDGDSLNLDADGILERDTADDLITAAYGKMEDYAVDNTTPDDLADIFQGGTDNSMYKDLKDMVDTNTINAKIRKADSVTFSDVDVTSVTQTSAKSYTVNFTVVCDFYYAYDSDHKSSGDIKDKVSWSAKVDYNDGQSSSDSSSDDDDYDDDYDDDGSGYGDYSDYIITGKNGTSTNISREDTVK; this is encoded by the coding sequence ATGGCTACGAAAGAAAGATGGACAGAATTATTTGAAGATGTTGTCGGCCGCAAACCTACGCCTCAGGAATTTATGGCTGGAAAGCAAACTGACTTTTCACCTAAGGAAATTCGTCGGATCGCTGGCTTGGAAAGTATTGATGGTGTCATTACAAGTGCTCAAGCAGTTTCTCAGGATAGTGATGTTACACAGGAAGTGTTTGTTGCCGATTTAGCCGATCAAGATTTTGCGGAAACAACTGCAGGTCAGGAGAAAGAGCCCAGTCAGGCTGCAGCAGGAACGTCTGATGCAGGGCTTCACCAGTCCAATTTATCTGAGCGGGATGATCTTGATACATCGCAAAAAGATGTCTGGATTTCAGCCTTTCAGAAGTATGTTGGCCGTCAGCCTCGACCTGAAGAATTTTTAATCGGTAAAGCAGCAGGCTTTGATCTGACAAGTGTCAATCAGTTTTTGAATTCTAATCTCAAGCCTGTTAAACTGCCGATGGCAACTTGGAAAAAGTTTTTAATAGCTTTTGCCACGCTGGCCGCTCTGGCTCTAATCAGTATGATTGTTTACGGTAGTCACTATTATTCGCGTGACGCTGTGGCAAACCGTTATTTGGCTGTAGCTGGTAAGAATTTTAAACAGCAACTAACGTATGAAGTTTGGGCTGATAATAAAAAGGCTATTAAGGATTCGGACTTAAAATACACGAATACTTCTAAAGTCTTCTCGAATACCAGTAAGTCAGATCTGATGAAGGGCTCCAATATGGTACAAGCGGGGCGCGAGTATCTCCTATTTCCTAAATGGAAAGTGGCCGTTAAACCTGTTTCAGCAAGGGTTTCAACCAACACCAAGGATTTGAAAATCAGCATCAATGATGTCAACTTTGCGACTTCTGATAGCACTAAATACAGTTCAACTCTAAAGCGTCTTTATCCTGGAACTTATGATTTTGTGGCAGCAGGCAAGGTTAAGGGCCAGAGTCTTGAAATTAGTTCGGAAAAGAAACTGAAACCCGATCACTCGAGTAACTCTTCGAGTGAGGCAGGTAAGCCTCTGACAATTGCTCTTAATGTCAAGTACCTCAGTTTCACTATCAATAGTAATCTGACGGATGGTGATGTTTACGTCGGCAGCAAGAAAATCGGTAGCATGAAAAATGGCCAATATTCTGCTTCAAAATTGGCTGTCACAGACAGCGCCTCGGTCTATGTTCAGAAGAAATTTAGCGATGGTACTAGTGTTAAATCAGACACTACCGTAATTGAGGATATCAGTGATGGTGACAGCTTGAACTTGGATGCAGATGGTATCTTGGAACGTGATACAGCAGATGACCTGATTACGGCTGCCTATGGTAAAATGGAGGATTATGCTGTTGATAATACGACACCGGATGATTTAGCTGACATTTTCCAAGGTGGTACAGACAACAGTATGTATAAGGATCTCAAAGATATGGTTGATACCAATACCATTAATGCCAAGATTCGTAAGGCGGATAGTGTTACGTTTAGTGATGTTGACGTCACTAGTGTTACCCAAACCAGTGCAAAGAGTTATACAGTGAACTTCACAGTAGTATGTGATTTCTACTATGCTTATGATTCAGATCATAAGTCATCTGGTGATATTAAAGATAAGGTGTCATGGTCTGCGAAGGTAGATTATAATGATGGTCAGTCTAGCTCTGATTCAAGCAGTGATGACGATGATTATGATGATGATTATGATGATGATGGTTCTGGTTACGGAGATTACTCCGATTATATTATTACAGGTAAGAATGGTACTTCAACTAATATTAGTCGGGAAGATACTGTGAAATAA
- the asnA gene encoding aspartate--ammonia ligase, producing the protein MKKSFIHQQQEISFVKNTFTQYLIDKLDIVEVQGPILSRVGDGMQDNLSGVENPVRVNVFQIPDETYEVVHSLAKWKRHTLARFGFNEGEGLFVHMKALRPDEDSLDQIHSVYVDQWDWEKVIPDGRRNLAYLKETVEKVYKAIRLTELAVEARFDIDAVLPKKITFIHTEDLVEQYPDLTPKEREDVIAKEYGAVFLIGIGGILPDGKPHDGRAPDYDDWTSESENGYHGLNGDIIVWNESLGHAFELSSMGIRVDEDALKRQVEITGDQDRLKLEWHKSLLNGLFPLTIGGGIGQSRMAMFLLRKKHIGEVESSVWPDQVRKDFDNIL; encoded by the coding sequence ATGAAGAAAAGCTTTATTCACCAGCAGCAGGAGATTTCTTTTGTCAAGAATACCTTCACTCAGTATTTGATTGATAAGCTTGATATCGTTGAAGTGCAAGGACCCATTTTGAGTCGGGTCGGGGACGGTATGCAAGATAATTTGAGTGGGGTTGAAAATCCTGTGCGCGTGAATGTCTTCCAAATTCCTGACGAAACCTATGAAGTTGTTCATTCTTTAGCCAAATGGAAACGCCACACCTTGGCACGTTTTGGTTTCAATGAGGGCGAAGGCCTCTTTGTCCACATGAAGGCTCTGCGTCCTGATGAAGATTCTCTGGACCAGATCCATTCGGTTTATGTTGATCAGTGGGATTGGGAAAAGGTTATTCCAGATGGTAGGCGTAATCTTGCCTATCTCAAAGAAACGGTTGAAAAGGTCTACAAGGCTATTCGTTTGACAGAGTTGGCTGTCGAAGCTCGCTTCGATATTGATGCAGTCCTGCCTAAGAAGATTACCTTTATTCACACAGAGGACTTGGTTGAGCAATACCCTGATTTAACGCCTAAGGAACGTGAAGATGTGATTGCTAAGGAGTATGGTGCTGTCTTTTTGATTGGTATCGGTGGTATCCTGCCAGATGGTAAACCTCATGATGGTCGGGCCCCAGACTATGATGACTGGACTAGTGAATCTGAAAACGGTTATCATGGTCTCAATGGTGATATTATCGTTTGGAATGAAAGTCTGGGCCATGCCTTTGAACTCTCCTCCATGGGGATTCGGGTTGATGAGGATGCCCTCAAGCGTCAGGTTGAAATCACCGGTGACCAAGATCGTTTGAAATTGGAATGGCACAAGTCTCTTCTCAACGGTCTTTTTCCTCTGACCATCGGTGGCGGTATTGGTCAGTCTCGCATGGCTATGTTCCTCTTGCGTAAGAAACACATTGGGGAAGTCGAATCTAGTGTTTGGCCAGACCAAGTCAGAAAAGACTTTGATAACATTTTATAA
- a CDS encoding MmcQ/YjbR family DNA-binding protein yields the protein MTFESQYFKRKTVNVQKLLDFGFKKEGTDYRYNRAIMAGDFQAQILITGEGQVSGRLMDTDLGEEYTAIHVISQTGSYLGQVREAYGELLQEIAEACFEVTPFDLPQTNRLAQHLKDKFGDGFDYPFAKYSQYASFRHPANNKWYALVFPLKLDKLDSEVKPLAGSDVEREAEVINIKIDKGLLEELLEKPGIYPSYHMNKQSWISLIMDDSLSDKEVFELVEASRALVGPKSFKAEEGPDYWLIPANPKYYDIDAEFAASDTIHWTQKAQIKKGDWVFIYMTSPIQAVRYACQVLASNLPNEGYRNRSDIKELMTIKRVKTFADQEFPLTVLKESGVKAVRGPRRMTKKLIDKIKVEL from the coding sequence ATGACATTTGAAAGTCAATATTTTAAGCGTAAAACCGTGAATGTCCAAAAATTATTGGATTTTGGCTTTAAAAAAGAAGGGACTGACTATCGTTATAATCGAGCTATTATGGCTGGGGATTTTCAGGCTCAAATTCTAATAACTGGAGAGGGTCAGGTGTCCGGTCGACTCATGGATACCGACCTTGGCGAAGAATACACGGCTATTCATGTCATCAGTCAAACCGGATCCTACCTAGGTCAGGTCAGAGAAGCTTACGGGGAGCTGCTTCAAGAGATTGCGGAGGCCTGCTTTGAAGTCACACCTTTTGACCTCCCCCAAACCAACCGTCTGGCCCAGCATTTAAAGGATAAGTTTGGCGATGGTTTTGATTACCCTTTTGCCAAGTATTCGCAATATGCTTCCTTTCGTCACCCCGCCAACAATAAATGGTACGCTCTAGTCTTTCCCCTCAAATTGGACAAATTAGATAGTGAGGTCAAGCCTCTGGCAGGATCGGATGTGGAGCGAGAAGCTGAGGTCATCAATATCAAAATTGATAAGGGGCTCTTAGAAGAACTTTTGGAAAAGCCAGGCATCTATCCTAGTTATCACATGAACAAGCAATCTTGGATTTCCCTTATCATGGATGACAGTCTATCAGATAAGGAAGTTTTTGAACTGGTAGAGGCTAGTCGTGCTTTGGTTGGTCCCAAATCTTTTAAGGCTGAGGAAGGGCCGGACTACTGGTTAATTCCTGCTAATCCCAAATACTATGATATTGATGCCGAATTTGCCGCTTCAGATACCATTCATTGGACTCAGAAGGCTCAGATTAAAAAAGGGGACTGGGTTTTCATCTATATGACTAGTCCCATTCAGGCGGTTCGTTATGCCTGCCAAGTTTTAGCTAGCAATCTCCCCAATGAAGGCTATCGGAACAGGTCAGATATCAAGGAGCTTATGACCATCAAGCGGGTCAAGACTTTCGCAGATCAAGAGTTTCCTCTGACAGTCCTCAAGGAATCTGGGGTTAAGGCCGTTCGAGGGCCTAGACGTATGACCAAGAAATTAATTGATAAGATTAAGGTGGAACTCTAG
- the rsmD gene encoding 16S rRNA (guanine(966)-N(2))-methyltransferase RsmD, translating to MRIIAGSFGGRPLKTLEGKTTRPTSDKVRGAIYSMIGPFFNGGRVLDLYAGSGGLSIEAISRGMEQAVLVERDRRAQAVIEANIRMTQVQDQFRLIKRDAKQVLPTLEGQFDLVLLDPPYAKEEIVQTIQQLQAYDLLAPAVMIVCETDKAVVLPETINDLKIWKQKIYGISKVTIYVK from the coding sequence ATGAGAATTATTGCAGGAAGTTTTGGCGGTCGTCCGCTTAAAACCTTGGAAGGTAAGACTACTCGTCCAACCTCAGATAAGGTCAGGGGAGCTATTTACAGTATGATTGGCCCCTTCTTTAATGGGGGTCGTGTCTTGGATCTCTATGCCGGCAGCGGCGGTCTCTCCATTGAGGCTATTTCCCGAGGCATGGAGCAAGCGGTTTTGGTTGAGCGGGATAGACGGGCTCAAGCTGTCATTGAAGCCAACATCAGGATGACCCAGGTCCAAGACCAGTTTCGGCTGATTAAGCGAGATGCTAAGCAGGTTCTGCCGACCTTGGAGGGCCAGTTTGATTTGGTTTTGCTGGACCCTCCCTATGCTAAGGAGGAGATTGTTCAGACGATCCAACAACTTCAAGCCTATGATTTGCTTGCACCAGCTGTTATGATTGTCTGTGAAACTGACAAGGCAGTTGTGCTGCCGGAAACCATCAATGATTTAAAAATTTGGAAACAAAAAATATATGGAATTAGTAAGGTGACAATTTATGTCAAGTAA
- the coaD gene encoding pantetheine-phosphate adenylyltransferase produces the protein MSSKIGLYAGSFDPVTNGHLDLIKRASQLLDQLYVGIFYNQDKAGFLPLAKRQALLEEVVKDLPNVSVLTSHEQLAVDVAESLGATVLVRGLRNGQDLTYEASMDHFNHDLDPELETIYLLAKPELSYVSSSRIRELTHFGADIRPYVPEIVALELEKQYDGK, from the coding sequence ATGTCAAGTAAGATTGGCTTGTATGCAGGCTCTTTTGACCCTGTGACAAATGGTCATTTAGACCTCATCAAACGGGCTAGCCAGCTCCTTGATCAGCTATATGTAGGTATATTTTATAATCAGGATAAGGCAGGTTTCTTGCCGCTAGCCAAGCGTCAGGCTTTGCTGGAAGAAGTGGTTAAGGACCTTCCTAATGTTTCTGTCCTGACCTCGCACGAGCAACTAGCTGTTGATGTGGCTGAATCCCTTGGAGCAACGGTTTTGGTAAGAGGGCTTCGCAATGGTCAGGATTTGACCTATGAAGCTAGTATGGATCATTTTAACCATGACTTGGATCCTGAGCTGGAAACCATCTATCTTTTAGCTAAGCCAGAGTTATCCTATGTTTCATCATCAAGAATCCGTGAGTTGACCCACTTTGGTGCTGACATTCGGCCCTACGTCCCAGAAATCGTGGCTTTAGAATTGGAGAAACAATATGACGGTAAATAA
- a CDS encoding SepM family pheromone-processing serine protease, producing the protein MTVNKAENQVNPNKGSFIKRFKWWLIGGFALLALAFCLLVPLPYYVEVPGGAFDINQVMTINGKTDKNKGSYNFVAVELRPGTVFNIAYSWFNKDTTEIVSKKEMTGGASTKDYNLMNQYYMENSQNTAIYQALKLAGKKVKLDYKGVYVLNIADNSTFKGTLNIADTVTGINGKSFKSSKDLVKYVTGLKLGSRVTVQYTSQDKKKSSKGKVVKLTNGKNGIGITLTDHTEVSSPEKVKFSTQGVGGPSAGLMFTLSIYDQLNKKDLLKGRMIAGTGTIEPDGSVGDIGGVSQKVVSADKSGAEIFFVPDNPVAEANKKYYPRGNNYQEAKKMAKKIGSKMKIVPVKTAQEAIDYLEKTK; encoded by the coding sequence ATGACGGTAAATAAGGCAGAAAATCAGGTCAATCCTAACAAGGGGAGTTTTATTAAACGATTTAAATGGTGGCTGATCGGCGGCTTTGCTCTTCTAGCTCTAGCCTTCTGTTTGCTCGTCCCACTCCCCTATTATGTTGAAGTTCCTGGCGGTGCCTTTGACATCAATCAGGTCATGACCATTAATGGTAAAACAGATAAGAACAAGGGTTCCTACAATTTTGTGGCGGTCGAGCTCCGACCGGGGACAGTCTTTAATATCGCCTATTCTTGGTTCAATAAAGACACAACCGAGATTGTTTCCAAGAAAGAGATGACTGGTGGTGCTAGCACCAAGGACTACAACCTGATGAATCAGTACTATATGGAAAATTCCCAGAACACAGCTATTTATCAGGCTCTCAAGCTAGCTGGTAAAAAGGTTAAATTAGACTATAAAGGTGTCTATGTCCTTAATATCGCTGACAATTCGACTTTTAAAGGAACTCTCAATATTGCTGATACGGTGACAGGCATCAATGGCAAGAGCTTCAAATCTTCTAAAGACTTGGTCAAGTATGTCACTGGTCTTAAATTAGGGTCCAGAGTGACTGTTCAATACACCAGTCAAGACAAGAAGAAGTCGTCCAAAGGTAAGGTGGTCAAGCTCACAAATGGCAAAAATGGTATTGGCATTACCCTGACCGATCATACCGAAGTTAGCTCGCCTGAAAAGGTTAAGTTCTCCACTCAAGGGGTTGGCGGACCTAGTGCCGGTCTTATGTTTACCTTGTCCATTTATGATCAGCTCAATAAGAAAGATCTGCTCAAAGGGCGGATGATTGCTGGAACAGGCACTATCGAGCCAGATGGTTCGGTCGGTGACATCGGCGGTGTTTCACAAAAGGTCGTTTCTGCTGATAAGTCAGGTGCTGAAATTTTCTTTGTTCCTGATAATCCGGTGGCTGAGGCGAATAAGAAATATTATCCTAGGGGCAACAACTATCAAGAGGCCAAAAAGATGGCCAAGAAGATTGGTAGTAAGATGAAAATTGTTCCTGTCAAGACAGCTCAGGAAGCTATCGACTATCTGGAGAAAACCAAATAA